Proteins co-encoded in one Malus domestica chromosome 09, GDT2T_hap1 genomic window:
- the LOC103442644 gene encoding uncharacterized protein yields the protein MNLMKKGDGGRCIFPLTGLQIGDLQSYLSDLSLFLALESKKFYILVDNRPWLGDLGSRSAHLWQLMVTKSRLSPFANTKVRKVRTEGNDACSRPKPAKPKKLARWFSLIKHQKKVLLPVKKLRSSLLLSRELHRTLYGFIVFEVAWSNVRGINYINELQTDTSLAIEAKVMQRWEFDSIAQAASCISSWFSGTVSEQLQLKELLNSAIGEVFYDAEEYPETETMAVVDENISYNNLTSEEDSLHCFSHNFSVHSDTCENRAAVPHSPPPPTGPYKRRKITTCSSGGVEVDAYSEETQSPASDSENSEMYKCYCEDEMQNSETYSCYCGDEMQNSEMYTCDSEDDIPVTARAYISDSEDSVKATLFSKDAIPVTVNTYTSECLDAVGSTQYRDVLILFRFNDRDLPFKLREIIMSDLRLLTLLEAGLPSWVIFLQSYPGFCHIYRPWMCPLARALYVLISVVTVLIGFFDLYKNVPVLKVTASRLCGPLFDWIETWSMISRIKYLGTMLFLHHSQKAVQCFLAIKSTTLSFFSVLAQPLAEPLVECFGFLLPVWNMLVDVLENLFSVIWILIGSARSLVGNLVQVLVFPILFLLSTVWSIGTSIVYPIFRILWEALYAPVRMVLALANVIAFIGACIYDTLRDIWQVISSIFWFASASQATVKTVEVSIWRSLWNDLFSQVFRAVRSILNGFAAFFIACNRHRLSIYNHMQKFIQRILDRTRRSWREVSRRYRPTGETRNMFEVTRKINIE from the exons AtgaatttgatgaagaaaggtGACGGTGGCCGCTGCATTTTCCCCCTCACCGGTTTGCAAATTGG AGATTTGCAGTCTTACCTTTCGGATCTTAGCCTTTTCCTGGCCCTCGAGAGCAAGAAATTCTATATCTTGGTGGACAATCGGCCATGGCTGGGCGACCTAGGTTCGCGGTCAGCGCACTTGTGGCAATTGATGGTTACCAAG TCAAGGTTGTCTCCTTTTGCAAACACTAAAGTACGGAAGGTGAGAACGGAAGGAAATGATGCTTGCTCTAGACCTAAGCCTGCAAAACCAAAGAAGCTTGCTAGGTGGTTCTCATTAATCAAGCATCAGAAGAAGGTGTTGTTACCTGTAAAGAAGCTGCGGAGTTCTTTACTTTTAAGCAGGGAGTTGCATAGGACCTTGTATGGTTTTATTGTATTTGAAGTTGCATGGAGCAATGTCCGAGGTATCAATTACATCAATGAGCTTCAG ACTGATACATCGCTGGCTATAGAGGCTAAAGTCATGCAAAGATGGGAATTTGACAGTATTGCTCAAGCTGCAAGCTGCATATCGTCATGGTTCTCAGGAACAGTCTCTGAGCAGCTACAGTTGAAAGAACTTCTGAATTCTGCCATAG GAGAAGTTTTCTATGATGCTGAAGAGTATCCAGAGACAGAAACTATGGCCGTTGTTGATGAAAATATCTCCTACAACAATCTAACGTCTGAGGAAGATTCTCTCCACTGCTTCAGTCACAATTTTAGTGTTCATTCTGACACCTGTGAAAATAGGGCCGCTGTACCACATTCACCACCTCCACCTACTGGACCCTATAAGAGAAGGAAAATAACCACGTGCAGTAGTGGTGGAGTTGAAGTAGATGCTTATTCTGAGGAAACGCAAAGCCCTGCCAGTGACTCTGAAAATTCCGAGATGTACAAATGTTACTGTGAAGATGAAATGCAAAATTCTGAGACGTATTCCTGTTACTGTGGAGATGAAATGCAAAACTCTGAGATGTATACCTGTGACTCTGAAGATGATATACCGGTTACCGCGAGGGCCTATATCAGTGACTCTGAAGATAGCGTTAAAGCTACTCTGTTCAGCAAAGATGCTATACCTGTAACTGTCAATACCTATACTAGTGAATGTCTAGATGCTGTTGGATCTACACAGTACAGGGATGTGCTGATTTTGTTCAGGTTCAATGATCGTGACCTCCCATTTAAACTTAGAGAAATAATAATGTCTGATCTCCGGTTACTGACTTTGCTTGAGGCTGGGCTTCCATCTTGGGTTATCTTCCTTCAGTCATACCCAGGGTTTTGCCATATCTATCGCCCGTGGATGTGCCCTCTTGCAAGAGCATTGTATGTGCTGATCTCAGTTGTCACTGTTCTAATTGGATTTTTTGACCTATACAAAAATGTTCCAGTTCTGAAGGTAACTGCATCTCGTCTTTGTGGACCTCTATTTGATTGGATAGAGACCTGGTCGATGATATCAAGGATTAAGTACTTGGGAACAATGCTATTTCTACACCACTCTCAGAAAGCTGTTCAGTGCTTTCTGGCGATCAAGAGTACCACTCTCTCCTTTTTTTCAGTACTAGCTCAGCCATTGGCAGAACCTCTTGTGGAGTGTTTTGGATTCCTCCTTCCAGTATGGAACATGCTTGTTGATGTGTTAGAGAACCTCTTTTCAGTCATTTGGATTCTGATTGGATCTGCACGCAGTCTAGTGGGGAACCTGGTACAGGTTTTAGTGTTTCCAATATTATTTCTCCTGTCCACTGTCTGGAGCATTG GAACTTCCATTGTATATCCTATATTTAGGATTCTATGGGAAGCACTCTATGCTCCAGTTCGCATGGTCCTTGCACTAGCCAATGTCATAGCCTTTATTGGTGCATGTATATATGATACGCTTCGAGATATATGGCAAGTTATTAGCAGCATATTCTGGTTTGCTTCAGCCTCTCAGGCAACTGTGAAAACGGTTGAAGTTTCCATATGGCGTTCACTTTGGAATGACCTCTTTTCTCAG GTTTTCCGTGCTGTCAGGAGTATATTAAATGGTTTTGCTGCATTCTTCATAGCTTGTAACAGGCATCGCCTTAG CATTTACAATCATATGCAAAAGTTTATCCAAAGAATCCTGGATCGAACCCGGAGATCATGGCGTGAAGTTTCAAGACGTTATAGGCCCACCGGAGAGACTCGGAATATG TTTGAAGTAACAAGGAAAATCAACATTGAATAG
- the LOC103442645 gene encoding small ubiquitin-related modifier 1-like isoform X1 — translation MSTPQQEEDKKPNDQAAHINLKVKGQDGNEVFFRIKRSTQLKKLMNAYCDRQSVEMNSIAFLFDGRRLRAEQTPDELEMEDGDEIDAMLHQTGGAVIGV, via the exons ATGTCGACTCCgcagcaagaagaggacaaGAAGCCCAACGACCAGGCCGCCCACATCAACCTCAAAGTCAAAGGACAG GATGGGAATGAAGTGTTTTTTAGGATCAAGCGAAGCACTCAGCTGAAGAAGCTTATGAATGCATATTGTGATCGCCAATCTGTGGAGATGAACTCAATTGCCTTCTTGTTTGATGGCCGTCGTCTGCGAGCAGAGCAGACCCCTGATGAG TTGGAAATGGAGGACGGTGATGAGATCGATGCAATGTTGCACCAAACTGGAGGAGCCGTA ATAGGAGTTTAG
- the LOC103442645 gene encoding small ubiquitin-related modifier 1-like isoform X2, with translation MSTPQQEEDKKPNDQAAHINLKVKGQDGNEVFFRIKRSTQLKKLMNAYCDRQSVEMNSIAFLFDGRRLRAEQTPDELEMEDGDEIDAMLHQTGGAVQI, from the exons ATGTCGACTCCgcagcaagaagaggacaaGAAGCCCAACGACCAGGCCGCCCACATCAACCTCAAAGTCAAAGGACAG GATGGGAATGAAGTGTTTTTTAGGATCAAGCGAAGCACTCAGCTGAAGAAGCTTATGAATGCATATTGTGATCGCCAATCTGTGGAGATGAACTCAATTGCCTTCTTGTTTGATGGCCGTCGTCTGCGAGCAGAGCAGACCCCTGATGAG TTGGAAATGGAGGACGGTGATGAGATCGATGCAATGTTGCACCAAACTGGAGGAGCCGTACAGATTTGA